A single window of Candidatus Zixiibacteriota bacterium DNA harbors:
- a CDS encoding helix-hairpin-helix domain-containing protein, protein MGINRFFDFSDTQLKVLAGLSVVLLLVSGYHFVRANTSPAETGPELPVLLGSAPDYTGLFVLDPNTAPADSLELLPGIGAILADRIVAYRQHNRFEQEIDITNVKGIGPRLYERLKPYLKVQRP, encoded by the coding sequence GTGGGTATAAACCGCTTCTTTGATTTCTCTGATACACAATTGAAAGTATTGGCCGGGCTGAGCGTTGTGTTGCTGCTCGTATCGGGATACCATTTTGTCCGGGCGAATACCTCCCCGGCAGAAACCGGACCTGAGCTGCCTGTCCTGCTCGGTTCCGCTCCTGACTACACCGGTCTGTTTGTGCTGGACCCGAACACCGCGCCGGCCGACTCGCTCGAACTTCTGCCGGGTATCGGGGCAATACTCGCCGACCGGATCGTCGCCTACCGCCAGCATAACCGGTTCGAGCAGGAGATCGACATCACCAACGTCAAAGGGATCGGTCCCCGCCTGTACGAACGTCTGAAACCCTACCTGAAAGTGCAACGACCGTGA
- a CDS encoding ABC transporter permease has translation MRFETFIARRYFSSGRFFVSVSTWITILGVMLGVAVVCFVMSLHNGFESEIRSRLLGTTAHISIFPSGEKLIYDYDELVDRLNAMDGVVAASPFIYYKGGISSPASTDGIVIRGIDLQAEAGTSNVKRDLVVGDYTFEPAVVLDDTLPGILLGRGLADRLQTFVGQPVVLYAMSGDDIRAGSRPRIAKHYVSGIFETGMYEFDAQLAYISLVDAQRLFSMDSGVTAVHLKLTDIYMAQDVAPLIDQLLDYRYEVVPWNVLHKNIFSWIEFEKIILFIGFILIVLVAGFSIISTLVMTTMEKRAEIGILKTIGSTPREIGTIFVLKGLLIGIGGVAGGWTLAGLAAWLQNTYKVISLPPDIYFISYVPIDVHPTDFLFAGLVTMVICFLASVYPALQASRTSVIDVLRQ, from the coding sequence GTGCGCTTTGAGACCTTCATCGCCCGCCGATACTTCAGCTCCGGTCGCTTCTTCGTCTCCGTTTCCACCTGGATCACGATTCTCGGCGTCATGCTCGGTGTCGCGGTCGTGTGTTTCGTGATGTCTTTGCACAACGGGTTTGAATCCGAAATCCGCTCCCGCCTGCTCGGTACGACGGCGCACATCTCGATATTCCCGTCAGGCGAGAAACTCATCTACGACTACGATGAGCTGGTCGACCGACTGAACGCAATGGACGGTGTCGTGGCCGCCTCGCCCTTCATTTACTACAAGGGCGGGATATCGTCGCCGGCCTCGACCGACGGAATCGTGATCCGCGGCATCGACCTTCAGGCCGAGGCCGGGACATCAAATGTCAAACGAGATCTTGTGGTCGGCGATTACACCTTTGAGCCGGCCGTGGTACTCGACGACACCCTGCCGGGCATACTGCTGGGCAGGGGGCTTGCCGACCGCCTTCAGACGTTTGTCGGCCAACCGGTCGTGCTGTACGCCATGAGCGGCGACGACATCCGGGCGGGGAGCCGTCCACGAATCGCCAAGCACTATGTCTCGGGGATCTTCGAAACCGGAATGTACGAATTCGACGCGCAACTGGCGTATATCTCGCTGGTCGATGCCCAGCGGCTCTTCTCGATGGACAGCGGCGTCACCGCCGTCCATCTGAAGCTGACCGATATTTACATGGCGCAGGACGTGGCGCCGCTGATCGACCAGCTGCTGGATTATCGCTACGAAGTCGTCCCGTGGAACGTCCTCCACAAGAACATCTTTTCATGGATTGAATTCGAGAAGATCATCCTGTTTATCGGCTTCATCCTGATCGTGCTGGTCGCCGGCTTTTCGATCATTTCGACCCTGGTCATGACAACCATGGAAAAGCGCGCTGAGATCGGAATCCTGAAAACGATTGGAAGTACTCCGCGTGAGATCGGTACGATATTTGTGTTGAAGGGGCTCCTGATTGGAATCGGCGGAGTGGCCGGCGGCTGGACGCTGGCCGGTCTGGCGGCCTGGCTGCAAAACACCTACAAAGTGATTTCGCTGCCGCCGGACATATACTTTATCAGCTATGTGCCCATCGATGTACACCCGACCGATTTTTTGTTCGCCGGTCTCGTGACCATGGTGATCTGCTTTCTGGCGTCGGTATATCCGGCCCTGCAGGCCTCGCGCACGTCGGTGATCGACGTCCTCCGGCAGTAA
- a CDS encoding UvrB/UvrC motif-containing protein gives MLCQECQKREAEVNFTRIENNKKISLSLCRQCAAKHGFHSPLDNMPFPLAEILANWSHGYAAARSAPTGEQLVCRTCGLTFEEFARQGRFGCGDCYDSFRPRLEGIMRKIHGNSIHRGRNPRMSAESPRQQLVPIKEEQRVEAELRKAIEDEDFERAAELRDKLKSLREGFPVDN, from the coding sequence ATGCTGTGCCAGGAGTGCCAGAAACGGGAAGCCGAGGTCAATTTTACCCGCATAGAAAATAACAAAAAGATATCATTGTCGCTGTGCAGGCAGTGTGCGGCGAAACACGGGTTTCACTCGCCGCTCGACAACATGCCGTTTCCGCTGGCGGAGATCCTCGCCAACTGGTCGCACGGGTACGCGGCAGCGCGCAGCGCTCCGACCGGCGAGCAACTGGTCTGCCGGACGTGCGGCCTGACGTTCGAGGAATTCGCCCGCCAGGGACGGTTCGGCTGCGGCGACTGCTACGATTCGTTCCGACCGCGCCTGGAAGGCATCATGCGCAAGATTCACGGCAACTCGATCCACCGCGGCCGCAATCCCCGCATGTCGGCGGAAAGCCCCCGCCAACAGCTCGTTCCTATCAAGGAGGAACAGCGGGTCGAGGCGGAACTTCGCAAGGCGATCGAGGACGAAGATTTCGAACGCGCCGCTGAGTTGCGCGATAAGCTCAAGAGTCTCCGCGAGGGATTTCCAGTTGACAACTAG
- the lysS gene encoding lysine--tRNA ligase, whose amino-acid sequence MSDERDNRPVSDEAQESLQIPLTELIRTRYQKVRELRAKDINPYPYKYEWSHYIRDVLREFDALMTAQVRVRVAGRIMLKRKMGKVIFADVRDVSERIQIYVRKDDLGEESFAVFNSLDMGDIIGCEGYVFVTKTGERTIHVESYELLSKALHPLPDKHAGLTDVETRYRRRYADLIVNPEVREVFRMRSRVIQTVRDFINGEGFLEVETPILQPLYGGASARPFITHHHRLDIPMYLRIADELYLKRLIVGGFDKVWEFCKDFRNEGLDRFHNPEFSMIELYWAYADYRDIAKLFERLVRHTVKETCGSYTVTYGEHEIDFGRPFRWVTMVDSIKEATGVDFTNFTYEEAVAAAKALQVDTTDLHNRGKVIEGVWEAKVEPTLIQPTFIADHPVEISPLAKKHKTDPRFVERFELFVAGGELGNAFSELNDPVDQLQRFLEQGKAIDAGDEEAQPLDDDFITALAYGMPPTGGLGFGIDRLVMLLTNQHSIRDVLFFPQMKDTKEGTVPVSRILMQLVEEEGAD is encoded by the coding sequence ATGAGTGATGAACGAGACAACCGACCCGTTTCCGATGAGGCGCAGGAGAGCCTGCAGATCCCGCTGACGGAGTTGATCCGGACCCGCTACCAGAAGGTCCGGGAACTGCGCGCCAAAGATATCAACCCGTACCCGTACAAGTACGAATGGTCGCATTACATCCGCGACGTGCTTCGCGAATTTGACGCTCTCATGACGGCCCAGGTGCGCGTGAGGGTTGCCGGCCGGATCATGCTCAAGCGGAAAATGGGGAAGGTGATTTTCGCCGACGTCCGCGACGTATCCGAGCGCATCCAGATTTACGTCCGCAAGGACGATCTCGGCGAAGAGAGCTTCGCCGTGTTCAACTCGCTCGATATGGGCGATATCATCGGTTGTGAGGGCTACGTGTTCGTCACCAAGACGGGCGAGCGGACGATTCATGTGGAGTCGTACGAGCTGCTGTCAAAGGCCCTTCATCCGCTGCCGGACAAGCACGCCGGGCTGACCGATGTCGAAACGCGATACCGCCGCCGCTATGCCGATCTCATCGTGAATCCCGAAGTGCGCGAGGTGTTCCGGATGCGGTCGCGCGTTATCCAGACCGTCCGTGACTTCATAAACGGCGAGGGCTTTTTGGAAGTTGAAACGCCGATCCTGCAGCCGCTCTACGGCGGCGCCTCGGCGCGCCCGTTCATTACGCATCACCACCGGCTGGACATCCCGATGTACCTTCGGATCGCCGACGAGTTGTATCTCAAGCGACTGATTGTCGGCGGGTTCGACAAAGTCTGGGAATTCTGCAAGGACTTCCGCAACGAGGGCCTCGACCGCTTTCACAACCCGGAGTTCTCGATGATCGAGTTGTATTGGGCCTATGCGGACTACCGGGATATCGCCAAGCTTTTCGAGCGGCTTGTGCGCCACACGGTGAAAGAAACGTGCGGATCGTACACTGTCACCTATGGCGAACACGAGATTGACTTCGGCCGGCCGTTCCGCTGGGTAACGATGGTTGATTCGATCAAAGAGGCCACCGGCGTGGACTTCACGAATTTTACGTATGAGGAGGCGGTGGCGGCGGCGAAAGCGCTCCAGGTCGACACAACCGATCTGCACAATCGCGGCAAGGTAATCGAAGGCGTGTGGGAAGCCAAAGTGGAGCCGACCCTGATTCAGCCGACTTTCATTGCCGACCACCCGGTCGAAATCTCACCGCTGGCCAAAAAGCACAAAACCGATCCGCGTTTTGTCGAACGGTTTGAGTTGTTTGTAGCCGGGGGAGAGCTGGGCAATGCATTCTCCGAGCTCAACGACCCGGTCGATCAGTTGCAGCGGTTTCTCGAGCAGGGCAAAGCGATCGACGCCGGCGATGAGGAAGCGCAGCCGCTCGATGACGACTTCATTACCGCGCTGGCCTACGGCATGCCGCCGACCGGCGGGCTGGGGTTCGGGATCGACCGCCTCGTAATGCTTCTGACCAATCAACATTCGATCCGCGACGTGCTGTTTTTCCCGCAGATGAAGGACACGAAAGAAGGCACGGTGCCGGTATCGAGAATCCTGATGCAGTTGGTGGAAGAAGAGGGCGCCGACTGA
- the lptC gene encoding LPS export ABC transporter periplasmic protein LptC: MRQLFLTTIVTVSLLFAVGCSFDRDQSAAQSSGSDTLRPDSDMLGATIFMYDRQYVTAEIRAERIRKFESVDSTMGYVLDINMFDTTGKLVSSLVSDSGLIRESTEDLHAYGHVVVITEDSSKLETDSLYFDPATNLIHTDEFVKITRGADTLTGWGLEADRQLRGLKILRGVSGSLDQKPEESEL; encoded by the coding sequence ATGAGACAACTTTTTCTGACAACTATCGTCACAGTGTCACTCCTGTTCGCTGTCGGCTGCTCATTCGACAGGGATCAGTCCGCCGCGCAATCGTCGGGTTCGGATACCCTTCGCCCGGACTCCGATATGCTCGGTGCGACTATCTTCATGTATGATCGTCAATATGTGACAGCTGAAATCAGAGCCGAGCGCATACGCAAGTTCGAGTCGGTCGATTCCACGATGGGGTACGTACTCGATATCAACATGTTCGATACCACCGGCAAGCTTGTATCATCGCTCGTCTCCGACTCGGGGCTGATTCGCGAGTCCACCGAGGATCTTCACGCGTACGGACATGTGGTGGTGATCACCGAAGACTCAAGCAAGCTGGAAACCGATTCACTGTATTTTGATCCGGCCACCAATCTCATTCACACCGACGAATTCGTCAAAATCACGCGCGGCGCCGATACCCTGACTGGCTGGGGACTCGAAGCCGACCGGCAACTTCGCGGCCTCAAAATCCTTCGCGGCGTATCCGGCTCGCTGGACCAGAAGCCGGAAGAGTCAGAGCTGTAA
- a CDS encoding ABC transporter ATP-binding protein codes for MNQQPIILSAKGVFKEFKTAEKTLPVLKGVDLELTTGEVAAVTGASGVGKSTLLHILGGLDRPTRGEITILDTAIHTQSEKALARFRNRTIGFVFQFHYLLDDFSALENVMIPLILADTPPNDARRRAELLLGQVGLQDRTSHRPKQLSGGEQQRVAVARALANAPNIVLADEPSGNLDTATGRALHELLLELNSRQGITFLIATHNEELAAGCHRRFTMVDGRVHE; via the coding sequence ATGAACCAGCAACCGATTATCCTCTCTGCCAAAGGCGTTTTCAAAGAGTTCAAAACGGCCGAGAAAACGCTGCCGGTGCTCAAGGGAGTCGATCTGGAACTGACGACAGGCGAAGTGGCGGCGGTGACCGGCGCTTCCGGTGTGGGCAAGTCGACTTTGCTTCACATCCTGGGAGGGCTCGACCGGCCCACCCGCGGAGAGATAACGATATTAGATACCGCGATCCACACGCAGTCGGAGAAAGCGTTGGCCCGGTTTCGCAACCGCACCATCGGCTTCGTCTTCCAGTTTCACTACCTGTTGGACGACTTTAGCGCATTGGAAAACGTGATGATTCCCCTGATTCTGGCCGATACGCCGCCGAACGACGCCCGCCGACGGGCGGAACTGCTGCTCGGGCAGGTCGGTTTACAGGACAGGACAAGCCACCGGCCGAAACAACTTTCGGGCGGCGAGCAGCAACGGGTGGCGGTCGCACGCGCCCTGGCCAATGCGCCGAATATTGTCCTCGCCGACGAACCATCGGGCAATCTCGATACCGCAACCGGGCGCGCGCTGCATGAACTGCTGTTGGAGTTGAACTCCCGGCAGGGCATCACGTTTTTGATCGCCACGCATAACGAAGAACTGGCTGCCGGCTGTCACCGGCGATTCACGATGGTGGACGGACGCGTACACGAGTAG
- the coaD gene encoding pantetheine-phosphate adenylyltransferase translates to MSADSRKLALYPGTFDPVTNGHLSLVERAVGIFDEVVVAVARRTSSKSTMFTCDERVAMMQTAIAGLPHHTEVRVISFEGLTANLAVELGAVAIIRGMRAVSDFEYEFQMALMNRRMAHDVETVFLMPALSWVYLSSSMIKDVARHDGDIAGLVPDSIVDTIIAKVKAETR, encoded by the coding sequence ATGTCAGCCGATTCGCGTAAGTTGGCGCTTTACCCGGGCACGTTTGACCCGGTCACCAATGGTCACCTCTCGCTCGTGGAGCGGGCGGTGGGGATTTTCGATGAAGTTGTGGTAGCGGTCGCCCGCCGGACGTCATCGAAAAGCACGATGTTCACCTGCGATGAGCGCGTAGCGATGATGCAGACCGCAATCGCCGGTCTTCCGCATCACACGGAGGTCCGCGTTATTTCGTTTGAAGGACTGACGGCCAATCTTGCCGTTGAACTTGGCGCGGTGGCAATCATTCGCGGCATGCGGGCGGTATCTGATTTTGAGTATGAGTTCCAGATGGCGCTGATGAACCGTCGCATGGCGCACGATGTCGAGACCGTGTTTTTGATGCCCGCGTTGTCCTGGGTATACCTTTCGTCCTCGATGATCAAAGATGTCGCCCGACACGACGGCGACATTGCCGGGCTGGTCCCGGACAGCATTGTCGATACCATAATCGCCAAAGTCAAAGCCGAGACGCGCTGA